A section of the Candidatus Latescibacterota bacterium genome encodes:
- the dnaX gene encoding DNA polymerase III subunit gamma/tau, producing the protein MEYRVLALKYRPGGFEEIVGQQAVTSVLAGAVDQGRLAQAYLFSGPRGCGKTTTARILAKALNCERGPTSQPCGECASCKAVAAGNSLAVIEIDAASSGGVDDIRGVRAEAALGSMGGRYKVYILDEAHQISAHGANALLKTLEEPPPNTVFVLATTEPHKILPTIHSRCQRFAFRLLGADEIAGRLGTICERENVAVPAESLQAIARRADGSMRDGITLLDQALAASDGALDLDAVTGILGLTRHDHYFALDEAWQAEDAAAALRALDTVLGTGLGAREFALGLVRHFRDLLFLRLDPGLLAGEMGADDHARCAELAAGWQVEDLLHLTRLVGERADQIRYASQPRVLLETLVVEIARFERRVVLAELLGRLRALDGASAGSGGAGPSAQGDDDPPARSRPGPSARAASAAPRPAPAPRVEDAPSPRPQPGATASPDAAAARQDAPAAMAGDDPAELWGEFVRQVGRSMKSLGSFLERARPGGPSGKHYRIVVENPFHLAMLDTPEHLRLMGDTLAGLTGQARAIRLELAAGSATAAAPGPRISAERAAEARREQALSDHADSPLIQDLLQRFDGEVLED; encoded by the coding sequence TTGGAGTACCGGGTTCTGGCCCTGAAATACCGTCCCGGCGGCTTCGAGGAGATCGTGGGCCAGCAGGCCGTGACGAGCGTCCTCGCCGGCGCCGTGGACCAGGGCCGCCTGGCCCAGGCCTACCTCTTCTCCGGTCCGCGCGGCTGCGGCAAGACCACCACCGCCCGCATCCTGGCCAAGGCGCTCAACTGCGAGCGCGGACCCACCTCGCAGCCCTGCGGCGAATGCGCGTCCTGCAAGGCGGTCGCGGCGGGCAACAGCCTTGCCGTGATCGAGATCGACGCGGCGAGCTCGGGCGGCGTCGACGACATCCGCGGCGTGCGCGCCGAGGCGGCGCTCGGCAGCATGGGTGGCCGCTACAAGGTCTACATCCTCGACGAGGCCCACCAGATCAGCGCCCACGGCGCCAACGCGCTGCTCAAGACCCTCGAGGAGCCGCCGCCGAACACCGTCTTCGTGCTCGCGACCACCGAACCGCACAAGATCCTGCCGACGATCCACTCGCGCTGCCAGCGCTTCGCGTTCCGCCTGCTCGGCGCCGACGAGATCGCCGGCCGCCTCGGCACGATCTGCGAGCGCGAGAACGTCGCGGTGCCGGCCGAGTCGCTGCAGGCGATCGCGCGCCGCGCCGACGGCAGCATGCGCGACGGCATCACGCTGCTCGACCAGGCCCTCGCCGCGAGCGACGGCGCCCTCGATCTCGACGCGGTGACGGGCATCCTCGGCCTCACGCGCCACGACCACTACTTCGCGCTCGACGAGGCCTGGCAGGCCGAGGACGCCGCCGCCGCCCTCCGCGCGCTGGACACCGTGCTCGGCACGGGTCTCGGCGCGCGCGAGTTCGCGCTCGGCCTGGTGCGCCACTTCCGCGACCTGCTCTTCCTGCGACTCGACCCCGGGCTGCTCGCCGGCGAGATGGGGGCCGACGACCACGCCCGCTGCGCCGAACTCGCGGCCGGCTGGCAGGTGGAAGACCTGCTGCACCTGACCCGGCTGGTGGGGGAGCGCGCCGACCAGATCCGCTACGCCAGCCAGCCGCGCGTCCTGCTCGAGACCCTGGTGGTGGAGATCGCCCGCTTCGAGCGCCGCGTGGTGCTCGCCGAACTCCTCGGCCGCCTCCGCGCGCTCGATGGCGCGAGCGCGGGCTCCGGCGGCGCCGGTCCCTCCGCGCAGGGGGACGACGACCCGCCCGCGCGCTCGCGCCCCGGGCCCAGCGCCAGGGCGGCTTCGGCCGCGCCGCGTCCCGCTCCCGCTCCCCGCGTCGAGGACGCGCCGTCGCCGCGGCCGCAGCCGGGCGCCACGGCGAGCCCTGACGCGGCGGCCGCGCGGCAGGACGCGCCCGCCGCCATGGCCGGAGACGACCCGGCTGAGCTCTGGGGCGAGTTCGTCCGGCAGGTGGGCCGCAGCATGAAGTCGCTGGGCTCGTTCCTCGAGCGCGCGCGCCCCGGCGGACCGAGCGGCAAGCACTACCGGATCGTCGTGGAGAACCCCTTCCATCTGGCCATGCTCGACACGCCCGAGCATCTGCGGCTCATGGGCGATACGCTGGCCGGACTCACGGGGCAGGCGCGCGCCATCCGCCTGGAGCTCGCCGCGGGCAGCGCCACGGCCGCAGCGCCGGGCCCGCGCATCAGCGCGGAGCGCGCGGCCGAGGCCAGGCGCGAGCAGGCGCTGAGCGACCATGCCGACAGCCCACTGATCCAGGACCTGCTCCAGCGCTTCGACGGCGAAGTGCTGGAAGACTGA
- the amrS gene encoding AmmeMemoRadiSam system radical SAM enzyme has product MGTAPHAVGHWRPLDDGRLECTLCPHRCRLADGQRGFCYVRRREGGTLVLDTYGRSSGFCVDPIEKKPLNHFLPGTPVLSFGTAGCNLFCRFCQNWEMSKAREQDVLAAPAGPARIAEAAVHADCRSVAFTYNDPVIFLEYAVDVAAACRERGVASVAVTAGYVEEAGRRELFGAMDAANVDLKAFSEDFYRKLTGGKLGVVLETLEYLARETEVWLEVTTLLIPGENDGDAELERLAAWCAERLGPDVPLHFTAFHPDFRMLDHAPTPPATLRRARRIARAAGLRHVYTGNVRDAEGGSTWCAGCGALLIERDGYRLGHWGLDARGRCADCGTPLAGRFEAAPGAWGGGRRVLDLGEGDVGA; this is encoded by the coding sequence ATGGGCACCGCTCCCCATGCCGTGGGCCACTGGCGACCGCTCGACGACGGCCGCCTGGAGTGCACCCTCTGCCCCCACCGCTGCCGACTGGCGGACGGGCAGCGCGGCTTCTGCTACGTCCGCCGGCGCGAGGGCGGCACCCTGGTGCTCGACACCTACGGCCGCTCCAGCGGCTTCTGCGTCGATCCCATCGAGAAGAAGCCCCTGAACCACTTCCTGCCCGGCACGCCGGTGCTGTCCTTCGGCACGGCGGGGTGCAACCTCTTCTGCCGCTTCTGCCAGAACTGGGAGATGAGCAAGGCCCGCGAGCAGGACGTCCTCGCCGCCCCGGCCGGCCCCGCGCGCATCGCCGAGGCTGCCGTCCACGCGGACTGCCGCAGCGTGGCCTTCACCTACAACGACCCGGTGATTTTCCTGGAGTACGCCGTCGACGTGGCCGCGGCCTGTCGCGAGCGGGGCGTGGCCTCGGTGGCCGTCACCGCGGGCTACGTGGAGGAGGCCGGACGCCGCGAGCTCTTCGGCGCGATGGACGCCGCCAACGTGGACCTCAAGGCCTTCAGCGAGGACTTCTACCGCAAGCTCACCGGCGGCAAGCTGGGCGTGGTGCTCGAGACGCTGGAGTACCTGGCGCGGGAGACCGAGGTCTGGCTGGAGGTCACCACCCTCCTCATCCCGGGGGAGAACGACGGCGACGCCGAGCTCGAGCGACTCGCCGCCTGGTGCGCCGAACGCCTCGGCCCGGACGTCCCCCTGCACTTCACGGCCTTCCATCCCGACTTCCGCATGCTGGACCACGCCCCCACTCCGCCGGCCACCCTGCGCCGCGCGCGGCGGATCGCCAGGGCCGCGGGACTGCGGCACGTCTACACAGGGAACGTGCGGGACGCCGAGGGCGGCAGCACCTGGTGCGCGGGCTGCGGCGCGCTGCTGATCGAGCGGGACGGCTATCGCCTCGGCCACTGGGGACTGGACGCCCGCGGACGCTGCGCGGACTGCGGAACGCCCCTCGCCGGCCGCTTCGAGGCGGCGCCCGGCGCCTGGGGCGGAGGCCGGCGGGTCCTGGATCTCGGCGAGGGCGACGTCGGCGCCTAG
- a CDS encoding PD40 domain-containing protein translates to MMHCSAGGSIRRFFRHSAKSPWGGLALALPLLLALSAAADASTGYLRTPDIHGDTVVFCAEGDLWTVAAGGGLARRLTTHDGAETNPSYSPDGKWIAFSGQYDGNRDVFVMPAAGGEPRRLTWHPAPDEVIGWTPDGQRILFRSWRESAPTSWELFSVPAAGGDVQRLPLGWCSRLDIDPASGRYAFNRINRESRTWKRYRGGLAATIWVGDPKREDYREVTTFTGTNGYPMWHSGRIVYLCDEGGTANLWSMQPDGSDRKQLTHEDVWDARWPSMGPDGRVVYMLAGGIKVFDPASGQSREIPIELPSERLLTRERYSDVARYVTGFSLSPDGDRLAVVARGEIFSVPAEDGVTLAVTRGNGAREEAAEFSPDGKRLLYLTDEGHEESFRTADAWGRGDVKVVVPAAERGYHYPAVWAPDGKHIAYGDDQQTLWVAPADGGKPVQADASDRAPITDYTWSPDGRWLAYTKRLDNDFASVFIYDSQDKETRRITSVYTEDQSPAWDPDGKYLYFSSSRAMNPVFGSRDFNVVEANNVKLYLTLLQADGENPFAHLEGMPPGAEDEKDKEKAKDKDKADKKDKDKKDDEDKDDDALEPVKIDFDGIGNRSVALDVPAGQYGGLGAVSGKLFYFSRPLQGWSEGQDEDGPGATLMAFDLESKEADTFMDGVAAYSLALKADKIAVAKGRGELYVVGTGSAPSDLGESRVSLDGIVIDLDPREEWSQIYYEAWRRMRDRYWDPNMAGADWKSLRDQYASLLPRLANRDDLRDLLGELIGELSTSHTYVWGGDYAVRPQSVATGLLGADLAREGDVYRVARIYYGDEADDLPSPLLAAGVNVKVGDVLLAVNGRGFAADRPFLASLENFADKDVLLTVAADAAGKKDRRDVVVHTLGSENALRYADWVRHNREWVDKQSGGKFGYLHIPDMGYDGMTTFDRWFYPQCDKEGMVVDCRWNGGGFVSQILLERFRRPVTAWDRNRWGRLDKYPQMSLNGPFVVLTNQFAGSDGDIFPRAVQIEKLAPVIGKRSWGGVIGINMARILVDGGVVTYPYSAWWDRMGGWSIENHGVDPDIEVENQPEDVAAGKDSQLERGLAELTRLHKENPPAKPDFEPIKSKSRGAYKREG, encoded by the coding sequence ATGATGCATTGCTCCGCCGGCGGATCCATCCGTCGATTCTTCCGTCACAGTGCGAAGAGCCCCTGGGGCGGGTTGGCGCTCGCGCTCCCGCTCCTGCTCGCCCTGAGCGCGGCGGCCGACGCGTCCACCGGCTACCTGCGCACGCCGGACATCCACGGGGACACGGTGGTCTTCTGCGCCGAGGGCGATCTCTGGACCGTCGCCGCCGGCGGCGGCCTCGCCCGGCGGCTCACCACCCACGACGGCGCCGAGACCAATCCGAGCTATTCCCCCGACGGCAAGTGGATCGCCTTCTCGGGGCAGTACGACGGCAACCGCGACGTCTTCGTCATGCCCGCCGCGGGCGGCGAACCGCGTCGCCTGACCTGGCATCCCGCCCCGGACGAGGTCATCGGCTGGACGCCCGACGGCCAGCGGATTCTCTTCCGCAGCTGGCGCGAGTCGGCCCCCACGTCCTGGGAGCTCTTCAGCGTGCCGGCGGCCGGCGGCGACGTCCAGCGGCTGCCCCTCGGCTGGTGCTCGCGCCTGGACATCGACCCGGCGAGCGGGCGCTACGCCTTCAACCGCATCAACCGCGAGTCCCGCACCTGGAAGCGCTACCGCGGCGGACTGGCCGCCACGATCTGGGTGGGCGATCCCAAGCGGGAGGACTACCGCGAGGTCACCACCTTCACGGGGACGAACGGCTACCCCATGTGGCACAGCGGGCGGATCGTCTACCTCTGCGACGAGGGCGGCACGGCCAACCTCTGGTCGATGCAGCCCGATGGCTCCGACCGCAAGCAGCTCACGCACGAGGACGTGTGGGACGCCCGCTGGCCGTCGATGGGGCCTGACGGGCGGGTCGTCTACATGCTGGCCGGCGGCATCAAGGTCTTCGATCCGGCGAGCGGCCAGAGCCGCGAGATCCCGATCGAGCTGCCCAGCGAGCGCCTGCTCACCCGCGAGCGCTACAGCGACGTGGCGCGCTACGTGACGGGCTTCAGCCTGTCGCCCGACGGCGATCGCCTCGCGGTGGTCGCCCGCGGCGAGATCTTCTCCGTGCCCGCGGAGGACGGCGTGACGCTCGCCGTGACCCGCGGCAACGGCGCCCGCGAGGAGGCGGCCGAGTTCAGCCCCGACGGCAAGCGCCTGCTCTACCTCACGGACGAAGGACACGAGGAGAGCTTCCGCACGGCCGACGCCTGGGGCCGCGGCGACGTGAAGGTCGTCGTGCCCGCCGCGGAGCGCGGCTACCACTACCCGGCGGTCTGGGCGCCCGACGGCAAGCACATCGCCTACGGCGACGATCAGCAGACCCTGTGGGTCGCCCCCGCCGACGGCGGCAAGCCCGTGCAGGCGGACGCGAGCGACCGCGCGCCGATCACCGACTACACCTGGAGCCCCGACGGGCGCTGGCTGGCCTACACGAAGCGCCTCGACAACGACTTCGCGTCGGTGTTCATCTACGACAGCCAGGACAAGGAGACGCGCCGCATCACCAGCGTCTACACGGAGGACCAGTCCCCCGCCTGGGACCCCGACGGCAAGTACCTCTACTTCAGCAGCAGCCGGGCGATGAATCCCGTCTTCGGCAGCCGCGACTTCAACGTGGTGGAGGCGAACAACGTCAAGCTCTACCTGACCCTGCTCCAGGCCGACGGCGAGAACCCCTTCGCCCACCTCGAGGGCATGCCGCCCGGCGCCGAGGACGAGAAGGACAAGGAGAAGGCCAAGGACAAGGACAAGGCCGACAAGAAGGACAAGGACAAGAAGGACGACGAGGACAAGGACGACGACGCCCTCGAGCCGGTGAAGATCGACTTCGACGGCATCGGGAATCGCAGCGTCGCGCTGGACGTCCCGGCCGGCCAGTACGGCGGCCTGGGCGCCGTGAGCGGCAAGCTCTTCTACTTCAGCCGGCCGCTGCAGGGCTGGTCCGAGGGACAGGACGAGGACGGTCCCGGCGCCACCCTCATGGCCTTCGACCTCGAGTCCAAGGAGGCCGACACCTTCATGGACGGCGTCGCGGCCTACAGCCTCGCGCTCAAGGCCGACAAGATCGCCGTCGCCAAGGGCCGCGGCGAGCTCTACGTGGTGGGCACCGGCAGCGCGCCCAGCGATCTGGGCGAGAGCCGCGTGAGCCTGGACGGCATCGTCATCGACCTCGATCCCCGCGAGGAGTGGAGCCAGATCTACTACGAGGCCTGGCGCCGCATGCGCGATCGCTACTGGGATCCGAACATGGCCGGCGCCGACTGGAAGAGCCTGCGCGATCAGTACGCCTCGCTGCTGCCGCGCCTGGCCAACCGCGACGACCTGCGCGACCTGCTCGGCGAGCTCATCGGCGAGCTGAGCACCAGCCACACCTACGTCTGGGGCGGCGACTACGCCGTGCGCCCGCAGTCGGTCGCCACCGGCCTGCTCGGCGCGGATCTCGCGCGCGAGGGGGACGTCTACCGCGTCGCGCGCATCTACTATGGCGACGAGGCGGACGACCTCCCCTCGCCCCTGCTGGCGGCAGGCGTGAACGTCAAGGTGGGCGACGTCCTGCTGGCCGTGAACGGCCGCGGCTTCGCGGCGGACCGTCCCTTCCTGGCCAGCCTCGAGAACTTCGCCGACAAGGACGTCCTCCTCACCGTGGCCGCCGACGCCGCGGGCAAGAAGGACCGTCGCGACGTCGTGGTCCACACCCTGGGCTCGGAGAACGCCCTGCGCTACGCCGACTGGGTGCGCCACAACCGCGAGTGGGTGGACAAGCAGTCCGGCGGCAAGTTCGGCTACCTGCACATCCCCGACATGGGCTACGACGGCATGACCACCTTCGACCGCTGGTTCTACCCCCAGTGCGACAAGGAGGGCATGGTCGTCGACTGCCGCTGGAACGGCGGCGGCTTCGTGTCGCAGATCCTGCTCGAGCGCTTCCGTCGCCCGGTGACGGCCTGGGACCGCAACCGCTGGGGACGCCTCGACAAGTACCCGCAGATGAGCCTCAACGGCCCCTTCGTCGTGCTGACGAACCAGTTCGCCGGCTCCGACGGGGACATCTTCCCCCGCGCGGTGCAGATCGAGAAGCTGGCGCCGGTCATCGGCAAGCGCTCCTGGGGCGGCGTGATCGGCATCAACATGGCCAGGATCCTGGTCGACGGCGGCGTCGTCACCTATCCCTACTCGGCCTGGTGGGACCGGATGGGCGGCTGGAGCATCGAGAACCACGGCGTGGACCCGGACATCGAGGTGGAGAACCAGCCCGAGGACGTGGCCGCGGGCAAGGACAGCCAGCTCGAGCGCGGCCTCGCCGAGCTCACGCGGCTCCACAAGGAGAACCCGCCGGCGAAGCCGGACTTCGAGCCGATCAAGTCCAAGAGCCGGGGCGCCTACAAGCGCGAAGGCTAG
- a CDS encoding BamA/TamA family outer membrane protein, whose product MRRALTRLLVILPALLGLASAARGDEAPRRDWVFIPALGYSTDTELMGGAMLMRLFGCEETDDPDCRRSNVALSFLYSQKRQVIAALGGENYWMGRRHHLVWRLDYKKFPSTYYGMGRATPVGTEEDYTPRGGSGALTYLRRLGSAWELGASASGGRRSYGELEAGGVLESAVLTGSDGYAFAGLGLIVRYDSRDSDWWPRRGLFASLAGTAFRRGLGGDLDWERYGIDLRGYRAVGALGVLALQLALDDAHGDVPFDQLPALGGDQELRGYPGARYRDRSRFLAQLELRRSSLVGPLGVVLFGGLGDVAPRVADLRPGDPRLGGGLGFRYLYDAGSELHLRFDLGWGEQGESSVTMSVGEAF is encoded by the coding sequence GTGCGCCGTGCCCTGACCCGCCTGCTCGTCATCCTGCCGGCCCTGCTGGGTCTGGCCTCGGCGGCCCGCGGGGACGAGGCCCCGCGCCGCGACTGGGTCTTCATCCCGGCGCTGGGCTACTCCACGGATACGGAGCTCATGGGCGGGGCCATGCTCATGCGGCTCTTCGGCTGCGAGGAGACGGACGACCCCGACTGCCGCCGCTCGAACGTCGCCCTGAGCTTCCTGTACAGCCAGAAGCGCCAGGTGATCGCCGCCCTGGGGGGCGAGAACTACTGGATGGGCCGGCGCCACCACCTGGTCTGGCGCCTGGACTACAAGAAGTTCCCGAGCACCTACTACGGGATGGGCCGTGCGACCCCCGTGGGAACAGAGGAGGACTACACCCCCCGCGGCGGTTCGGGGGCCCTGACCTACCTGCGCCGTCTCGGCAGCGCCTGGGAACTGGGGGCCAGCGCCTCGGGCGGCCGGCGCAGCTACGGCGAGCTCGAGGCGGGCGGCGTGCTGGAGTCCGCCGTCCTCACGGGCAGCGACGGCTACGCCTTCGCCGGCCTCGGCCTCATCGTCCGCTACGACAGCCGCGACTCCGACTGGTGGCCCCGGCGCGGGCTGTTCGCCAGCCTCGCGGGCACCGCCTTCCGCCGCGGGCTCGGCGGCGACCTCGACTGGGAGCGCTACGGGATCGACCTGCGCGGCTACCGCGCGGTCGGGGCGCTCGGCGTCCTGGCGCTGCAGCTCGCGCTGGACGACGCCCACGGCGACGTGCCCTTCGACCAGCTTCCCGCCCTCGGCGGCGACCAGGAGCTGCGCGGCTACCCCGGCGCCCGCTACCGGGACCGCAGCCGTTTCCTCGCCCAGCTCGAGCTGCGTCGCTCGTCGCTCGTGGGGCCCCTCGGCGTGGTGCTCTTCGGCGGGCTGGGAGACGTGGCGCCCCGCGTGGCCGATCTGCGGCCGGGCGATCCCCGCCTCGGCGGCGGTCTGGGCTTCCGCTACCTCTACGACGCGGGCAGCGAACTGCACCTCCGCTTCGACCTCGGCTGGGGCGAGCAGGGGGAGAGCAGCGTGACGATGTCCGTCGGCGAGGCGTTCTAG
- a CDS encoding nucleoside deaminase, translated as MDRLETDTYFMWMALDEAQAAFAKEEVPVGAVVVHQDIVVGRGHNSVETLQDPTAHAELLAITAAAGTLKSWRLNQCTLYVSLEPCTMCIGAIHLARIQRVVFGAKDPKFGACGSIIDVPAVSSWNHSVEVQGGILDDEAARLMRGFFRKLRED; from the coding sequence ATGGACAGGCTCGAGACCGACACCTACTTCATGTGGATGGCCCTCGACGAGGCGCAGGCCGCCTTCGCCAAGGAGGAGGTGCCGGTGGGGGCCGTCGTGGTCCACCAGGACATCGTGGTCGGCCGCGGGCACAACTCGGTGGAGACGCTCCAGGACCCCACGGCGCACGCCGAACTCCTGGCCATCACCGCCGCGGCCGGCACCCTCAAAAGCTGGCGCTTGAACCAGTGCACCCTCTATGTTAGCTTGGAACCCTGCACGATGTGCATCGGAGCCATCCATCTGGCTCGCATTCAGCGAGTCGTCTTCGGAGCCAAGGATCCCAAGTTCGGCGCCTGCGGTTCCATCATCGACGTCCCGGCGGTGTCGAGTTGGAATCACAGCGTCGAGGTACAGGGCGGGATCCTGGACGACGAGGCGGCCAGGCTGATGCGGGGGTTCTTCCGCAAGCTCCGGGAAGACTGA
- a CDS encoding insulinase family protein: MFQGSEHYDDDYFLPLQKTGGQVNGSTTEDRTNYWENVPSDQLDLALYLEADRMGYLLPAMTEEKLANQKDVVKNEKRQGENQPYAKGYEIMTELLYPSDHPYSHTVIGSMDDLSAASLEDVSDFFRRYYAPNNASLAVAGDFDSAEAKALIEKYFAPIPSGPQVDRLESWIPRLDGERRLVAEDAVELPQLTMSWHTPGNYQPGDAEFDLLASVLAGGKTSRLYKRLVYEMEIAQDVSAWEDGRELSGVFTIEVTAREGVALETIEAVIDEELAALRAKGVTKDELELAKVGYESRFMRRLQRVGAWGGKADLMNNYNTFLGDPNRLQWDVNRYRQVTPADVAGYVDEYLPATRRAVLYIVPEHSRVASGEAGMPEGLPAPGEAVSFAPPAVERATLDNGLEIYVVQKHELPLVQVTLNFKSGWAADPVDRPGTAAFTAELLDEGTKRRDALQIAEDARRLGARLGTNSAFDGSQVSLNILRSQLDAGLELMGDVVMNASFPADEVERQRKSTLGQIRQENSQPRLAAVKLMQQRLFGEGHPYAQPMTGTGTAASVSRLTREDLVGFHATHYRPNNAMVVVVGDITLAEARAHLDKALGKWKRGDVPAVSIPAPKPATGPRIALLDRPDAQQSMIVVGQLGPERASAEFLPFEVMNAALGGGFIARINMNLREDKGYTYGSYSFVNGLKGAGSWGCAAGVQTQFTGASLKEMFKEIRDIQGARPIGDQEFVDCKNRLVQGYPQRFETLEGMAGQLSELLTEAMPLSEWSDYVDRVQAMDLARANRSAREMLHPDTMQIVIVGDKKEVLPQLAEIGMDDQVVEVSADEL, encoded by the coding sequence ATGTTCCAGGGCTCGGAGCACTACGACGACGACTACTTCCTGCCCCTGCAGAAGACGGGCGGGCAGGTGAACGGCTCTACCACGGAGGACCGCACCAACTACTGGGAGAACGTCCCCAGCGATCAGCTGGACCTGGCGCTCTACCTCGAGGCCGACCGCATGGGCTACCTGCTGCCGGCCATGACCGAGGAGAAGCTCGCCAACCAGAAGGACGTGGTGAAGAACGAGAAGCGTCAGGGCGAGAACCAGCCCTACGCCAAGGGCTACGAGATCATGACGGAGCTGCTCTACCCGTCCGACCATCCCTACTCGCATACTGTCATCGGGAGCATGGACGACCTGTCGGCGGCCTCGCTGGAGGACGTCTCCGACTTCTTCCGCCGCTACTACGCGCCGAACAACGCGTCTCTGGCCGTGGCCGGCGACTTCGACAGCGCCGAGGCCAAGGCGCTGATCGAGAAGTACTTCGCGCCCATCCCCAGCGGGCCGCAGGTGGATCGCCTGGAGAGCTGGATTCCGCGCCTGGACGGCGAGCGCCGCCTCGTGGCCGAGGACGCCGTCGAGCTGCCCCAGCTCACGATGAGCTGGCACACGCCGGGCAACTACCAGCCGGGTGACGCCGAGTTCGACCTGCTGGCCTCCGTCCTGGCCGGCGGCAAGACCTCGCGCCTCTACAAGCGCCTGGTCTACGAGATGGAGATCGCGCAGGACGTCTCCGCCTGGGAGGACGGCCGCGAGCTCAGCGGCGTCTTCACCATCGAGGTCACGGCCCGCGAGGGCGTGGCGCTCGAGACGATCGAGGCGGTGATCGACGAGGAACTGGCCGCGCTGCGCGCGAAGGGCGTCACCAAGGACGAGCTCGAGCTGGCCAAGGTGGGCTACGAGTCGCGCTTCATGCGCCGGCTCCAGCGCGTGGGCGCCTGGGGCGGCAAGGCCGACCTGATGAACAACTACAACACCTTCCTGGGCGACCCGAACCGTCTGCAGTGGGACGTGAACCGCTACCGCCAGGTCACCCCCGCCGACGTGGCCGGCTACGTCGACGAGTACCTGCCCGCCACCCGGCGCGCGGTGCTCTACATCGTGCCCGAGCACAGCCGCGTGGCGTCCGGCGAGGCCGGCATGCCCGAGGGGCTGCCCGCGCCCGGCGAGGCCGTGAGCTTCGCGCCGCCCGCGGTGGAGCGGGCCACGCTGGACAACGGCCTGGAGATCTACGTGGTCCAGAAGCACGAGCTGCCGCTGGTCCAGGTGACGCTGAACTTCAAGAGCGGCTGGGCGGCCGATCCCGTCGACCGGCCGGGCACGGCCGCCTTCACGGCCGAGCTGCTGGACGAGGGCACCAAGCGCCGCGACGCGCTGCAGATCGCCGAGGACGCCCGCCGCCTGGGCGCGCGCCTGGGCACGAACAGCGCGTTCGACGGCTCGCAGGTCTCGCTCAACATCCTGCGCAGCCAGCTGGACGCCGGCCTGGAGCTCATGGGCGACGTGGTGATGAACGCGTCCTTCCCCGCCGACGAGGTGGAGCGCCAGCGCAAGAGCACCCTCGGGCAGATCCGCCAGGAGAACAGCCAGCCGCGGCTGGCCGCGGTCAAGCTCATGCAGCAGCGGCTCTTCGGCGAGGGCCATCCCTACGCCCAGCCGATGACCGGCACGGGGACGGCGGCGTCCGTCTCCCGCCTGACCCGCGAGGACCTGGTGGGTTTCCACGCCACGCACTACCGGCCCAACAACGCCATGGTCGTGGTGGTGGGGGACATCACGCTGGCGGAGGCCAGGGCCCACCTGGACAAGGCCCTCGGCAAGTGGAAGCGCGGCGACGTGCCCGCGGTCAGCATCCCCGCACCGAAGCCGGCCACGGGGCCGCGGATCGCGCTGCTGGACCGGCCCGACGCGCAGCAGAGCATGATCGTCGTCGGCCAGCTGGGCCCCGAGCGCGCCTCTGCCGAGTTCCTGCCCTTCGAGGTGATGAACGCGGCGCTGGGCGGCGGGTTCATCGCGCGCATCAACATGAACCTGCGCGAGGACAAGGGCTACACCTACGGCAGCTACAGCTTCGTGAACGGCCTCAAGGGCGCCGGGAGCTGGGGCTGCGCCGCGGGCGTGCAGACCCAGTTCACGGGCGCGTCGCTGAAGGAGATGTTCAAGGAGATCCGGGACATCCAGGGGGCGCGGCCGATCGGCGACCAGGAGTTCGTCGACTGCAAGAACCGCCTGGTGCAGGGCTACCCGCAGCGCTTCGAGACGCTCGAGGGCATGGCCGGCCAGCTCTCCGAACTGCTGACGGAAGCCATGCCGCTCAGCGAGTGGAGCGACTACGTGGACCGGGTCCAGGCCATGGACCTTGCCCGCGCCAATCGCAGCGCCAGGGAGATGCTCCACCCCGACACCATGCAGATCGTGATCGTCGGGGACAAGAAGGAGGTCCTGCCGCAGCTGGCGGAGATCGGCATGGACGACCAGGTGGTGGAAGTCAGCGCCGACGAGCTCTAG
- a CDS encoding YbaB/EbfC family nucleoid-associated protein, whose translation MKNMNQLMKQAQQMQARMAELQRELAETPFTGEAGGVVKVTLNGAQDLLEVKIDPAALEDADAEMLEDLITAAFRAAQGAARAASEEKLGGITGGMGLPGF comes from the coding sequence ATGAAGAACATGAACCAGCTCATGAAGCAGGCGCAGCAGATGCAGGCCCGCATGGCCGAGCTGCAGCGCGAGCTGGCCGAGACGCCCTTCACCGGCGAGGCCGGCGGCGTCGTCAAGGTCACGTTGAACGGCGCGCAGGATCTGCTCGAGGTGAAGATCGATCCCGCGGCGCTCGAGGACGCCGACGCCGAGATGCTCGAGGACCTGATCACCGCCGCCTTCAGGGCGGCGCAGGGCGCGGCCCGCGCGGCCAGCGAGGAGAAGCTGGGGGGCATCACCGGTGGAATGGGCCTGCCGGGGTTCTAG